A DNA window from Betta splendens chromosome 6, fBetSpl5.4, whole genome shotgun sequence contains the following coding sequences:
- the c2cd5 gene encoding C2 domain-containing protein 5 isoform X10, whose amino-acid sequence MPGKLKAKIVAGRHLPVMDRASDLTDAFVEVKFGNTTFKTDVCPKSLNPQWNSEWFKFEVDDEDLQDEPLQITVLDHDTYSANDAIGKVYIDIDPLLYSEAASVISGWFPIYDTIHGIRGEINILVKVELFNDLNRFRQSSCGVKFFCTTAIPRCYRAAMVHGFVEELVVNEDPEYQWIDRIRTPRASNEARQRLISLMSGELQRKIGLKVLEMGGNAVVGYLQCFDLEGESGLVVRAIGTACTLDKLSSGSAPNTNTHIHPNTAPASNACNSPSKDGKEPVFGEDLPLSSGPPTPFRALPTSSSSPPPFSPCKPCSRQSSSSDTDLSLTPKTGMGSGGSAGKEAGPLKTLLRQQTQTALEQREFPFFTLTSFPAGFLVHVGGVVSARSVKLLDRIHNPDEPETRDAWWEEIRQEIKSHAKALGCHAVVGYSESTSICEEVCILSASGTAAILNPRYMREGCLDIGSTDHRFEEPSPPSCGFCHIPYDEFNMPFPAQLTYCYHCRRQKVPDVLFTTIDLPPEASVTGKGCLIQARLCRLKKKAQGEVNATAISNLLPFMEYELHTQLMNKLKLRSMNALFCLHIQISVGENMLLGLASATGVYLTALPAPGGIQIAGKTPGDLSNEHHILTIQKRINDTIAKNKELYQINPPELTEETVGSPIPEPRQRHRLLRSHSESSDELSELDLSHGKKDAFVLEIDDTDALEDIHSLLTDASPPTGFYSCNTEIMPGIFNWTSGVQMFTSVRVLRLSNANLTNQGLNKTFTDLCENLLKSFYFKLRSMIPCCLCHLKFTVAVPEEELIQVTVTAVAMTFDKDQSQEKLTEKPTTKGSTETEEQLQFPLELSTDLSTNMQTSNKISGTVSLLTPAAKLYQNQLIMVHSAGVPESTTVSPRAASVDYGSFADRCSTWLELLKMKAHTIRRGSVKTSRRTQSLAHPVSSLDRSSPLPEGRSRSLRSNRSFGGSSVPVVKMTPVSFLPGTRIIKYLGIINMFFIRETTSLREEGGISGFLHSFIAEVFAMVRAHVAALGGNAVVSYSMKECVLMENPNKNQAQCLINVSGDAVICVRETDQEPPSVANIGQTCCSSADGAT is encoded by the exons ATGCCTGGGAAACTGAAGGCCAAAATTGTGGCAGGGCGCCACTTGCCTGTGATGGACAGAGCCAGTGATCTTACTGATGCTTTTGTAGAG GTCAAGTTTGGAAATACCACTTTCAAAACTGATGTCTGTCCCAAATCTCTCAATCCACAGTGGAACTCAGAATGGTTCAAATTTGAG GTTGATGATGAAGACTTGCAGGATGAACCATTGCAGATCACAGTCTTGGACCACGACACCTACAGTGCTAATGATGCCATAGGGAAAGTTTACATTGACATTGACCCTTTGCTGTACAGTGAGGCCGCCTCTGTCATCTCTGGCTGGTTTCCCATCTATGATACTATTCATG GTATCCGAGGTGAAATCAACATTCTTGTCAAAGTGGAGCTGTTCAATGATTTAAACCGTTTCAGACAGTCCTCCTGTGGAGTCAAGTTTTTCTGCA caACAGCCATTCCACGGTGCTACCGGGCAGCAATGGTGCATGGGTTTGTGGAGGAACTTGTGGTAAATGAAGATCCAGAGTACCAGTGGATTGACCGTATTAGAACACCGCGTGCCTCCAATGAGGCACGCCAGAGGCTCATCTCTCTTATGTCTG GGGAGCTACAGAGGAAAATTGGGCTCAAAGTACTGGAGATGGGCGGAAATGCAGTAGTTGGTTACTTGCAATGCTTCGATCTGGAGGGGGAGTCGGGCCTGGTGGTACGCGCCATAGGTACCGCCTGCACACTGGATAAACTAAGCTCTGGAAGCGCCCCCAACACCAACACACATATACACCCTAACACAGCTCCTGCTTCCAATGCCTGCAATTCCCCTTCTAAGGATGGAAAGGA GCCAGTATTTGGTGAGGATCTGCCCTTGTCCTCTGGCCCACCTACCCCCTTCAGAGCccttcccacctcctcctcctctcctccccccttctctccctgCAAGCCATGCAGCCGCCAGTCCTCATCATCAGACACAGACCTCAGTTTGACGCCCAAGACGG GAATGGGAAGTGGCGGCAGTGCTGGGAAGGAGGCGGGACCTCTGAAGACCCTGCTACGACAACAGACTCAGACGGCGCTTGAACAAAGG gAGTTCCCCTTCTTCACCTTGACATCCTTCCCTGCTGGATTCTTGGTTCATGTCGGTGGAGTGGTCAGCGCTCGCTCCGTCAAACTACTGGACCGCATACACAATCCCG ATGAGCCAGAGACTCGCGATGCCTGGTGGGAGGAGATTCGCCAGGAGATCAAATCTCATGCCAAAGCTCTCGGTTGCCATGCTGTTGTAGGGTACAGCGAGAGCACCAGCATCTG CGAGGAGGTGTGTATCCTGTCTGCATCCGGCACAGCTGCTATCCTGAATCCTCGGTACATGCGTGAAGGCTGCCTTGACATCGGAAGCACTGATCACag GTTTGAGGAGCCGTCTCCCCCAAGCTGTGGCTTCTGTCACATCCCATACGACGAGTTCAACATGCCATTTCCTGCTCAGCTCACCTACTGTTACCACTGCAGACGACAAAAG GTTCCTGATGTGTTATTTACAACAATCGACCTACCCCCAGAAGCGTCTGTCACAGGAAAGGGTTGCCTTATCCAAGCAAG GCTGTGTCGTCTAAAGAAAAAGGCCCAGGGCGAGGTGAATGCCACGGCTATCTCCAACCTGTTGCCTTTCATGGAGTACGAGCTGCACACTCAGCTAATGAACAAGCTGAAGCTGCGGAGCATGAATGCTCTGTTCTGTCTACACATACAGATCAGTGTTGGCGAGAACATGCTCCTGGGTCTGGCT TCTGCTACAGGAGTGTATTTGACAGCCCTGCCCGCACCAGGGGGGATTCAGATTGCTGGAAAGACACCCGGGGACCTTAGCAATGAGCACCACATTCTCACCATCCAGAAAAGGATCAATGACACCATAGCGAAGAACAAAGAGCTCTACCAAATAAACCCCCCG GAGCTGACAGAGGAAACGGTGGGTTCTCCAATCCCTGAGCCGAGGCAACGACATCGACTTCTTCGCTCGCACTCAGAGAGCTCAGATGAACTGTCAGAACTGGATCTCTCCCATGGCAAGAAGGATGCCTTTgtgctggag ATTGATGACACTGATGCTCTAGAGGACATCCACTCTCTCCTCACCGATGCCTCTCCTCCCACAG GATTTTACAGCTGCAATACTGAGATCATGCCTGGGATTTTTAACTGGACTTCCGGAGTGCAG ATGTTTACATCTGTGAGGGTCTTGAGGTTGAGTAATGCTAATCTCACTAACCAAGGGTTGAACAAGACTTTCACAGACCTTTGTGAAAATCTTTTAAAG AGTTTTTACTTCAAGTTGCGCTCTATGATTCCCTGTTGTCTCTGTCATCTCAAGTTCACTGTAGCAGTGCCAGAAGAAGAACTCATACAG GTCACCGTGACAGCCGTTGCCATGACATTTGACAAGGACCAGAGTCAAGAGAAGCTGACAGAAAAGCCCACCACCAAGG GATCCACTGAGActgaagagcagctgcagtttccGTTGGAGCTTAGCACAGACTTGTCCACCAACATGCAGACATCAAACAAAATCTCAG GTACAGTCTCTTTACTCACTCCAGCTGCAAAACTCTACCAAAATCAACTGATTATGGTTCATTCAGCAG GTGTCCCAGAGAGCACCACTGTCTCACCTAGAG CTGCCTCCGTTGATTACGGTTCCTTTGCAGACAGATGCAGCACCTGGCTAGAGCTGCTTAAGATGAAAGCTCACACCATAAGACGAGGATCAGTTAAGACAAGTAGGAGGACACAGTCTCTAGCACACCCTG TCTCATCTTTGGACCGCAGCAGTCCGCTGCCTGAGGGGCGTTCGCGCTCATTGCGCTCCAACCGCTCATTTGGTGGCAGTTCGGTGCCAGTGGTGAAGATGACTCCAGTTTCCTTCCTCCCTGGCACACGCATCATTAAGTACCTTGGGATCATCAACATGTTTTTCAtaagagaaacaacatcattACGGGAG
- the c2cd5 gene encoding C2 domain-containing protein 5 isoform X5 has product MPGKLKAKIVAGRHLPVMDRASDLTDAFVEVKFGNTTFKTDVCPKSLNPQWNSEWFKFEVDDEDLQDEPLQITVLDHDTYSANDAIGKVYIDIDPLLYSEAASVISGWFPIYDTIHGIRGEINILVKVELFNDLNRFRQSSCGVKFFCTTAIPRCYRAAMVHGFVEELVVNEDPEYQWIDRIRTPRASNEARQRLISLMSGELQRKIGLKVLEMGGNAVVGYLQCFDLEGESGLVVRAIGTACTLDKLSSGSAPNTNTHIHPNTAPASNACNSPSKDGKEPVFGEDLPLSSGPPTPFRALPTSSSSPPPFSPCKPCSRQSSSSDTDLSLTPKTEEPRPVRRRSGIFLCPSSPILSTETLSLPGSGSVGFGHSSAPRATTPPPPSSIHLDSALLRKSVSFTENLLLAASGMGSGGSAGKEAGPLKTLLRQQTQTALEQRGASSSGLLLNAREFPFFTLTSFPAGFLVHVGGVVSARSVKLLDRIHNPDEPETRDAWWEEIRQEIKSHAKALGCHAVVGYSESTSICEEVCILSASGTAAILNPRYMREGCLDIGSTDHRFEEPSPPSCGFCHIPYDEFNMPFPAQLTYCYHCRRQKVPDVLFTTIDLPPEASVTGKGCLIQARLCRLKKKAQGEVNATAISNLLPFMEYELHTQLMNKLKLRSMNALFCLHIQISVGENMLLGLASATGVYLTALPAPGGIQIAGKTPGDLSNEHHILTIQKRINDTIAKNKELYQINPPELTEETVGSPIPEPRQRHRLLRSHSESSDELSELDLSHGKKDAFVLEIDDTDALEDIHSLLTDASPPTGFYSCNTEIMPGIFNWTSGVQMFTSVRVLRLSNANLTNQGLNKTFTDLCENLLKSFYFKLRSMIPCCLCHLKFTVAVPEEELIQVTVTAVAMTFDKDQSQEKLTEKPTTKGSTETEEQLQFPLELSTDLSTNMQTSNKISGTVSLLTPAAKLYQNQLIMVHSAGVPESTTVSPRAASVDYGSFADRCSTWLELLKMKAHTIRRGSVKTSRRTQSLAHPVSSLDRSSPLPEGRSRSLRSNRSFGGSSVPVVKMTPVSFLPGTRIIKYLGIINMFFIRETTSLREEGGISGFLHSFIAEVFAMVRAHVAALGGNAVVSYSMKECVLMENPNKNQAQCLINVSGDAVICVRETDQEPPSVANIGQTCCSSADGAT; this is encoded by the exons ATGCCTGGGAAACTGAAGGCCAAAATTGTGGCAGGGCGCCACTTGCCTGTGATGGACAGAGCCAGTGATCTTACTGATGCTTTTGTAGAG GTCAAGTTTGGAAATACCACTTTCAAAACTGATGTCTGTCCCAAATCTCTCAATCCACAGTGGAACTCAGAATGGTTCAAATTTGAG GTTGATGATGAAGACTTGCAGGATGAACCATTGCAGATCACAGTCTTGGACCACGACACCTACAGTGCTAATGATGCCATAGGGAAAGTTTACATTGACATTGACCCTTTGCTGTACAGTGAGGCCGCCTCTGTCATCTCTGGCTGGTTTCCCATCTATGATACTATTCATG GTATCCGAGGTGAAATCAACATTCTTGTCAAAGTGGAGCTGTTCAATGATTTAAACCGTTTCAGACAGTCCTCCTGTGGAGTCAAGTTTTTCTGCA caACAGCCATTCCACGGTGCTACCGGGCAGCAATGGTGCATGGGTTTGTGGAGGAACTTGTGGTAAATGAAGATCCAGAGTACCAGTGGATTGACCGTATTAGAACACCGCGTGCCTCCAATGAGGCACGCCAGAGGCTCATCTCTCTTATGTCTG GGGAGCTACAGAGGAAAATTGGGCTCAAAGTACTGGAGATGGGCGGAAATGCAGTAGTTGGTTACTTGCAATGCTTCGATCTGGAGGGGGAGTCGGGCCTGGTGGTACGCGCCATAGGTACCGCCTGCACACTGGATAAACTAAGCTCTGGAAGCGCCCCCAACACCAACACACATATACACCCTAACACAGCTCCTGCTTCCAATGCCTGCAATTCCCCTTCTAAGGATGGAAAGGA GCCAGTATTTGGTGAGGATCTGCCCTTGTCCTCTGGCCCACCTACCCCCTTCAGAGCccttcccacctcctcctcctctcctccccccttctctccctgCAAGCCATGCAGCCGCCAGTCCTCATCATCAGACACAGACCTCAGTTTGACGCCCAAGACGG AGGAACCCCGGCCAGTGAGACGCAGGTCTGGGATCTTCCTCTGCCCCAGCTCCCCCATCCTCTCCACAGAAACTTTGTCCCTTCCTGGTTCTGGCTCAGTGGGCTTTGGTCACAGCTCTGCCCCCAGAGCCACcaccccgccccctccctcctccatccatttaGACTCTGCCTTGCTGAGAAAGAGTGTGTCCTTCACAGAGAACCTGCTACTGGCAGCCTCCG GAATGGGAAGTGGCGGCAGTGCTGGGAAGGAGGCGGGACCTCTGAAGACCCTGCTACGACAACAGACTCAGACGGCGCTTGAACAAAGG GGAGCGTCCTCCTCTGGGTTATTGTTAAACGCCAGG gAGTTCCCCTTCTTCACCTTGACATCCTTCCCTGCTGGATTCTTGGTTCATGTCGGTGGAGTGGTCAGCGCTCGCTCCGTCAAACTACTGGACCGCATACACAATCCCG ATGAGCCAGAGACTCGCGATGCCTGGTGGGAGGAGATTCGCCAGGAGATCAAATCTCATGCCAAAGCTCTCGGTTGCCATGCTGTTGTAGGGTACAGCGAGAGCACCAGCATCTG CGAGGAGGTGTGTATCCTGTCTGCATCCGGCACAGCTGCTATCCTGAATCCTCGGTACATGCGTGAAGGCTGCCTTGACATCGGAAGCACTGATCACag GTTTGAGGAGCCGTCTCCCCCAAGCTGTGGCTTCTGTCACATCCCATACGACGAGTTCAACATGCCATTTCCTGCTCAGCTCACCTACTGTTACCACTGCAGACGACAAAAG GTTCCTGATGTGTTATTTACAACAATCGACCTACCCCCAGAAGCGTCTGTCACAGGAAAGGGTTGCCTTATCCAAGCAAG GCTGTGTCGTCTAAAGAAAAAGGCCCAGGGCGAGGTGAATGCCACGGCTATCTCCAACCTGTTGCCTTTCATGGAGTACGAGCTGCACACTCAGCTAATGAACAAGCTGAAGCTGCGGAGCATGAATGCTCTGTTCTGTCTACACATACAGATCAGTGTTGGCGAGAACATGCTCCTGGGTCTGGCT TCTGCTACAGGAGTGTATTTGACAGCCCTGCCCGCACCAGGGGGGATTCAGATTGCTGGAAAGACACCCGGGGACCTTAGCAATGAGCACCACATTCTCACCATCCAGAAAAGGATCAATGACACCATAGCGAAGAACAAAGAGCTCTACCAAATAAACCCCCCG GAGCTGACAGAGGAAACGGTGGGTTCTCCAATCCCTGAGCCGAGGCAACGACATCGACTTCTTCGCTCGCACTCAGAGAGCTCAGATGAACTGTCAGAACTGGATCTCTCCCATGGCAAGAAGGATGCCTTTgtgctggag ATTGATGACACTGATGCTCTAGAGGACATCCACTCTCTCCTCACCGATGCCTCTCCTCCCACAG GATTTTACAGCTGCAATACTGAGATCATGCCTGGGATTTTTAACTGGACTTCCGGAGTGCAG ATGTTTACATCTGTGAGGGTCTTGAGGTTGAGTAATGCTAATCTCACTAACCAAGGGTTGAACAAGACTTTCACAGACCTTTGTGAAAATCTTTTAAAG AGTTTTTACTTCAAGTTGCGCTCTATGATTCCCTGTTGTCTCTGTCATCTCAAGTTCACTGTAGCAGTGCCAGAAGAAGAACTCATACAG GTCACCGTGACAGCCGTTGCCATGACATTTGACAAGGACCAGAGTCAAGAGAAGCTGACAGAAAAGCCCACCACCAAGG GATCCACTGAGActgaagagcagctgcagtttccGTTGGAGCTTAGCACAGACTTGTCCACCAACATGCAGACATCAAACAAAATCTCAG GTACAGTCTCTTTACTCACTCCAGCTGCAAAACTCTACCAAAATCAACTGATTATGGTTCATTCAGCAG GTGTCCCAGAGAGCACCACTGTCTCACCTAGAG CTGCCTCCGTTGATTACGGTTCCTTTGCAGACAGATGCAGCACCTGGCTAGAGCTGCTTAAGATGAAAGCTCACACCATAAGACGAGGATCAGTTAAGACAAGTAGGAGGACACAGTCTCTAGCACACCCTG TCTCATCTTTGGACCGCAGCAGTCCGCTGCCTGAGGGGCGTTCGCGCTCATTGCGCTCCAACCGCTCATTTGGTGGCAGTTCGGTGCCAGTGGTGAAGATGACTCCAGTTTCCTTCCTCCCTGGCACACGCATCATTAAGTACCTTGGGATCATCAACATGTTTTTCAtaagagaaacaacatcattACGGGAG
- the c2cd5 gene encoding C2 domain-containing protein 5 isoform X3 — protein MPGKLKAKIVAGRHLPVMDRASDLTDAFVEVKFGNTTFKTDVCPKSLNPQWNSEWFKFEVDDEDLQDEPLQITVLDHDTYSANDAIGKVYIDIDPLLYSEAASVISGWFPIYDTIHGIRGEINILVKVELFNDLNRFRQSSCGVKFFCTTAIPRCYRAAMVHGFVEELVVNEDPEYQWIDRIRTPRASNEARQRLISLMSGELQRKIGLKVLEMGGNAVVGYLQCFDLEGESGLVVRAIGTACTLDKLSSGSAPNTNTHIHPNTAPASNACNSPSKDGKEPVFGEDLPLSSGPPTPFRALPTSSSSPPPFSPCKPCSRQSSSSDTDLSLTPKTEEPRPVRRRSGIFLCPSSPILSTETLSLPGSGSVGFGHSSAPRATTPPPPSSIHLDSALLRKSVSFTENLLLAASGMGSGGSAGKEAGPLKTLLRQQTQTALEQRGASSSGLLLNAREFPFFTLTSFPAGFLVHVGGVVSARSVKLLDRIHNPALGNTRSYKLLDWNSVTADEPETRDAWWEEIRQEIKSHAKALGCHAVVGYSESTSICEEVCILSASGTAAILNPRYMREGCLDIGSTDHRFEEPSPPSCGFCHIPYDEFNMPFPAQLTYCYHCRRQKVPDVLFTTIDLPPEASVTGKGCLIQARLCRLKKKAQGEVNATAISNLLPFMEYELHTQLMNKLKLRSMNALFCLHIQISVGENMLLGLASATGVYLTALPAPGGIQIAGKTPGDLSNEHHILTIQKRINDTIAKNKELYQINPPKLFVLDPEVFGVINMELTEETVGSPIPEPRQRHRLLRSHSESSDELSELDLSHGKKDAFVLEIDDTDALEDIHSLLTDASPPTGFYSCNTEIMPGIFNWTSGVQMFTSVRVLRLSNANLTNQGLNKTFTDLCENLLKSFYFKLRSMIPCCLCHLKFTVAVPEEELIQVTVTAVAMTFDKDQSQEKLTEKPTTKGSTETEEQLQFPLELSTDLSTNMQTSNKISGVPESTTVSPRAASVDYGSFADRCSTWLELLKMKAHTIRRGSVKTSRRTQSLAHPVSSLDRSSPLPEGRSRSLRSNRSFGGSSVPVVKMTPVSFLPGTRIIKYLGIINMFFIRETTSLREEGGISGFLHSFIAEVFAMVRAHVAALGGNAVVSYSMKECVLMENPNKNQAQCLINVSGDAVICVRETDQEPPSVANIGQTCCSSADGAT, from the exons ATGCCTGGGAAACTGAAGGCCAAAATTGTGGCAGGGCGCCACTTGCCTGTGATGGACAGAGCCAGTGATCTTACTGATGCTTTTGTAGAG GTCAAGTTTGGAAATACCACTTTCAAAACTGATGTCTGTCCCAAATCTCTCAATCCACAGTGGAACTCAGAATGGTTCAAATTTGAG GTTGATGATGAAGACTTGCAGGATGAACCATTGCAGATCACAGTCTTGGACCACGACACCTACAGTGCTAATGATGCCATAGGGAAAGTTTACATTGACATTGACCCTTTGCTGTACAGTGAGGCCGCCTCTGTCATCTCTGGCTGGTTTCCCATCTATGATACTATTCATG GTATCCGAGGTGAAATCAACATTCTTGTCAAAGTGGAGCTGTTCAATGATTTAAACCGTTTCAGACAGTCCTCCTGTGGAGTCAAGTTTTTCTGCA caACAGCCATTCCACGGTGCTACCGGGCAGCAATGGTGCATGGGTTTGTGGAGGAACTTGTGGTAAATGAAGATCCAGAGTACCAGTGGATTGACCGTATTAGAACACCGCGTGCCTCCAATGAGGCACGCCAGAGGCTCATCTCTCTTATGTCTG GGGAGCTACAGAGGAAAATTGGGCTCAAAGTACTGGAGATGGGCGGAAATGCAGTAGTTGGTTACTTGCAATGCTTCGATCTGGAGGGGGAGTCGGGCCTGGTGGTACGCGCCATAGGTACCGCCTGCACACTGGATAAACTAAGCTCTGGAAGCGCCCCCAACACCAACACACATATACACCCTAACACAGCTCCTGCTTCCAATGCCTGCAATTCCCCTTCTAAGGATGGAAAGGA GCCAGTATTTGGTGAGGATCTGCCCTTGTCCTCTGGCCCACCTACCCCCTTCAGAGCccttcccacctcctcctcctctcctccccccttctctccctgCAAGCCATGCAGCCGCCAGTCCTCATCATCAGACACAGACCTCAGTTTGACGCCCAAGACGG AGGAACCCCGGCCAGTGAGACGCAGGTCTGGGATCTTCCTCTGCCCCAGCTCCCCCATCCTCTCCACAGAAACTTTGTCCCTTCCTGGTTCTGGCTCAGTGGGCTTTGGTCACAGCTCTGCCCCCAGAGCCACcaccccgccccctccctcctccatccatttaGACTCTGCCTTGCTGAGAAAGAGTGTGTCCTTCACAGAGAACCTGCTACTGGCAGCCTCCG GAATGGGAAGTGGCGGCAGTGCTGGGAAGGAGGCGGGACCTCTGAAGACCCTGCTACGACAACAGACTCAGACGGCGCTTGAACAAAGG GGAGCGTCCTCCTCTGGGTTATTGTTAAACGCCAGG gAGTTCCCCTTCTTCACCTTGACATCCTTCCCTGCTGGATTCTTGGTTCATGTCGGTGGAGTGGTCAGCGCTCGCTCCGTCAAACTACTGGACCGCATACACAATCCCG CCTTGGGTAACACGCGCTCATACAAACTGCTAGACTGGAATAGTGTCACTGCAG ATGAGCCAGAGACTCGCGATGCCTGGTGGGAGGAGATTCGCCAGGAGATCAAATCTCATGCCAAAGCTCTCGGTTGCCATGCTGTTGTAGGGTACAGCGAGAGCACCAGCATCTG CGAGGAGGTGTGTATCCTGTCTGCATCCGGCACAGCTGCTATCCTGAATCCTCGGTACATGCGTGAAGGCTGCCTTGACATCGGAAGCACTGATCACag GTTTGAGGAGCCGTCTCCCCCAAGCTGTGGCTTCTGTCACATCCCATACGACGAGTTCAACATGCCATTTCCTGCTCAGCTCACCTACTGTTACCACTGCAGACGACAAAAG GTTCCTGATGTGTTATTTACAACAATCGACCTACCCCCAGAAGCGTCTGTCACAGGAAAGGGTTGCCTTATCCAAGCAAG GCTGTGTCGTCTAAAGAAAAAGGCCCAGGGCGAGGTGAATGCCACGGCTATCTCCAACCTGTTGCCTTTCATGGAGTACGAGCTGCACACTCAGCTAATGAACAAGCTGAAGCTGCGGAGCATGAATGCTCTGTTCTGTCTACACATACAGATCAGTGTTGGCGAGAACATGCTCCTGGGTCTGGCT TCTGCTACAGGAGTGTATTTGACAGCCCTGCCCGCACCAGGGGGGATTCAGATTGCTGGAAAGACACCCGGGGACCTTAGCAATGAGCACCACATTCTCACCATCCAGAAAAGGATCAATGACACCATAGCGAAGAACAAAGAGCTCTACCAAATAAACCCCCCG AAATTATTTGTCCTGGACCCTGAGGTATTCGGCGTTATAAACATG GAGCTGACAGAGGAAACGGTGGGTTCTCCAATCCCTGAGCCGAGGCAACGACATCGACTTCTTCGCTCGCACTCAGAGAGCTCAGATGAACTGTCAGAACTGGATCTCTCCCATGGCAAGAAGGATGCCTTTgtgctggag ATTGATGACACTGATGCTCTAGAGGACATCCACTCTCTCCTCACCGATGCCTCTCCTCCCACAG GATTTTACAGCTGCAATACTGAGATCATGCCTGGGATTTTTAACTGGACTTCCGGAGTGCAG ATGTTTACATCTGTGAGGGTCTTGAGGTTGAGTAATGCTAATCTCACTAACCAAGGGTTGAACAAGACTTTCACAGACCTTTGTGAAAATCTTTTAAAG AGTTTTTACTTCAAGTTGCGCTCTATGATTCCCTGTTGTCTCTGTCATCTCAAGTTCACTGTAGCAGTGCCAGAAGAAGAACTCATACAG GTCACCGTGACAGCCGTTGCCATGACATTTGACAAGGACCAGAGTCAAGAGAAGCTGACAGAAAAGCCCACCACCAAGG GATCCACTGAGActgaagagcagctgcagtttccGTTGGAGCTTAGCACAGACTTGTCCACCAACATGCAGACATCAAACAAAATCTCAG GTGTCCCAGAGAGCACCACTGTCTCACCTAGAG CTGCCTCCGTTGATTACGGTTCCTTTGCAGACAGATGCAGCACCTGGCTAGAGCTGCTTAAGATGAAAGCTCACACCATAAGACGAGGATCAGTTAAGACAAGTAGGAGGACACAGTCTCTAGCACACCCTG TCTCATCTTTGGACCGCAGCAGTCCGCTGCCTGAGGGGCGTTCGCGCTCATTGCGCTCCAACCGCTCATTTGGTGGCAGTTCGGTGCCAGTGGTGAAGATGACTCCAGTTTCCTTCCTCCCTGGCACACGCATCATTAAGTACCTTGGGATCATCAACATGTTTTTCAtaagagaaacaacatcattACGGGAG